A portion of the Polaribacter cellanae genome contains these proteins:
- a CDS encoding DUF6970 domain-containing protein produces MKKLTLIICIILSISSCEKNDDEINYPTCLQTRINNFIENYGVQNPRSNIKKYTYQNQSVYIFYANNVSDEHFSVIDENCNTICSFGSIAGNNTCDNWESAELIETVWTDNR; encoded by the coding sequence ATGAAAAAATTAACTTTAATAATCTGTATCATTCTATCAATATCAAGTTGTGAAAAAAATGATGATGAAATAAACTATCCTACTTGTCTGCAAACACGTATCAATAATTTCATTGAAAACTACGGAGTACAAAATCCACGTTCAAATATAAAAAAGTATACATACCAAAATCAAAGTGTATATATTTTTTATGCAAACAATGTATCTGATGAGCATTTCAGTGTTATTGATGAAAATTGTAATACAATTTGTTCATTTGGCAGTATTGCTGGTAATAACACTTGTGATAACTGGGAAAGTGCAGAACTTATAGAAACCGTTTGGACTGATAATAGATAA
- a CDS encoding M4 family metallopeptidase, whose translation MKTKHYILFGLIMLISSNLFSQVKQNEILSKDAKGIANFLKFKETKLESSDNAVKSFLKKQYNLNDNYEFKQKNNSLIIENGIKSQKLEQYYKGVKIAFSEIVVVSKNNNVKTINGKGLNIENINITPKLSESESLNHLLKKISAEKYAWEDNSYEELIKKETNDLLATNYPKGELVIIDKDLFDDIFEPILAYKFNVYATLPLSSSIYYVDASNGKLILENPLIKHVQGTAQTRYSGQRTIETQQNGSSYRLRDYSRGSGIETYNMNNGTNYNSATDFTDNDNNWTSSEYNNSNKDNAALDAHWGAEKTYDYFLEKHNRNSYDNNGSKIKSYVHTNLVGLGRPNNDNAFWDPTYKRMTYGDGQYLFDALTSIDVVAHEIGHAVCSSTADLYYGNESGAINEGLSDIWGAMVEYHADTTKQTYEIGEEIKLGGGSLRSMSNPNSRNQPDTYKGDYWYWYPSNPGYGEGVHTNSGVLNYWFYLLAEGGNGTNDIGNVFNVNGIGKEKASKIVYRAESIYFTSSTTYSQARQLTIQAAEDLYGENSIESASTCQSWYAVGVGDNSCNVDIELTGNSTICNTSNYTYTLNYTPPNSSTNWSVTSGIQIINSNNSSITINSINSSFNGMATITASISGTIIKKDIWIGKPKFTFEIEPVGINYIHVNMIGYNSSDITKQGITSTTWQKISGSGGCYSSFYGNNFFGSGNGNCNSWVAYAKITATNVCGTTTIYRHFTPPAPNPCNNITFNGQSIVIEDPCNNFNGIAGNSNSIKSILIYNLMGKQVSNNNDLSILSKGIYIIKVELTTGEILTKKIIK comes from the coding sequence ATGAAAACAAAACACTACATTCTTTTTGGGTTAATAATGCTAATTTCTAGCAACTTATTTTCCCAAGTAAAACAAAATGAAATCCTATCAAAGGATGCGAAAGGAATTGCTAATTTTTTAAAATTTAAGGAAACTAAACTTGAATCTTCTGACAACGCAGTTAAATCATTTTTAAAAAAACAGTATAACCTGAATGATAATTATGAATTTAAACAAAAAAATAATTCACTCATTATTGAAAACGGTATTAAATCTCAAAAATTAGAACAATATTACAAAGGAGTAAAAATAGCATTCAGTGAAATAGTTGTTGTTTCAAAAAACAATAATGTAAAAACCATAAATGGAAAAGGATTAAATATTGAAAATATTAACATAACCCCAAAACTATCTGAAAGTGAATCATTGAATCATCTTTTAAAAAAGATAAGTGCAGAAAAATATGCTTGGGAAGATAATTCATACGAAGAATTAATAAAAAAAGAAACAAATGACCTACTTGCTACCAATTATCCCAAAGGAGAATTAGTAATTATTGACAAAGACTTATTTGACGACATTTTTGAACCTATTTTAGCTTATAAATTTAATGTCTATGCTACATTACCTTTATCTAGCTCCATTTATTATGTCGATGCTTCTAATGGAAAATTAATTCTTGAAAATCCATTAATTAAACATGTTCAAGGTACAGCACAAACAAGATATTCAGGACAAAGAACAATTGAAACACAACAAAATGGTAGTTCGTATAGATTAAGGGATTATTCAAGAGGTAGTGGAATTGAAACTTATAATATGAATAATGGTACAAATTATAATTCAGCTACTGATTTTACAGACAATGATAATAATTGGACTTCTTCTGAATACAATAATTCAAATAAAGACAATGCTGCTTTAGATGCTCATTGGGGTGCTGAAAAAACTTATGACTACTTTTTAGAAAAACATAATAGAAATAGCTATGATAATAATGGAAGTAAAATTAAAAGTTATGTACATACTAATCTTGTAGGGTTAGGTCGCCCAAACAATGATAATGCCTTTTGGGACCCAACATACAAAAGAATGACCTATGGAGATGGACAGTATTTATTTGATGCCTTAACAAGTATTGACGTAGTTGCACATGAAATAGGTCATGCTGTTTGTAGCTCTACAGCAGACTTGTATTACGGAAATGAATCTGGAGCAATAAATGAAGGTTTAAGTGATATCTGGGGAGCAATGGTAGAATATCATGCAGATACAACAAAACAGACTTATGAAATTGGAGAAGAAATAAAGTTAGGTGGTGGCTCTTTACGTTCTATGTCTAACCCAAATTCTAGAAACCAACCTGACACTTACAAAGGTGATTACTGGTATTGGTATCCTTCAAATCCAGGTTATGGTGAGGGAGTCCATACAAATAGTGGTGTATTAAATTACTGGTTTTATTTACTTGCAGAAGGTGGAAATGGAACTAATGATATTGGAAATGTTTTTAATGTTAACGGAATAGGAAAAGAAAAAGCATCAAAAATTGTTTATAGAGCAGAAAGTATCTATTTTACTTCATCTACAACTTATAGTCAAGCTCGTCAACTGACTATCCAAGCTGCAGAAGATTTATACGGAGAGAACTCTATTGAATCCGCATCAACTTGTCAATCTTGGTATGCTGTAGGGGTTGGAGATAATAGTTGTAATGTTGACATTGAGCTTACAGGAAATTCTACAATTTGCAATACATCAAACTATACTTATACTCTAAATTATACACCACCAAACTCTAGTACAAATTGGTCAGTAACTTCTGGTATTCAAATAATAAATAGTAACAATTCTTCTATCACTATAAACTCTATAAATAGCTCTTTCAATGGAATGGCTACAATTACTGCTTCAATTAGCGGAACAATAATAAAAAAAGATATTTGGATTGGAAAGCCTAAATTTACTTTTGAAATTGAACCAGTAGGCATTAATTATATACATGTTAATATGATTGGTTACAATAGTTCTGATATTACCAAACAAGGCATTACTTCAACAACTTGGCAAAAAATATCAGGTAGTGGTGGTTGTTATTCATCTTTTTATGGAAATAATTTCTTTGGTAGTGGAAATGGAAATTGCAATAGTTGGGTTGCTTATGCCAAAATAACAGCAACAAATGTCTGTGGCACAACAACTATTTATCGTCATTTTACCCCACCAGCCCCAAACCCTTGTAACAATATAACGTTTAATGGTCAAAGTATAGTAATTGAAGACCCTTGTAATAACTTTAACGGAATAGCTGGTAATTCTAATTCAATAAAAAGTATTTTGATTTATAATTTAATGGGGAAACAAGTGAGCAATAATAATGATTTATCAATACTTTCTAAAGGTATTTATATTATAAAAGTAGAATTAACAACAGGAGAAATATTAACTAAAAAAATAATCAAATGA